CGTGCGCGAGCGGCGGGTGATGAACACGCCGGCCTGGAAGCGCTCGAGCGGCTTCGGGGTCCGGGTCAGCGAGCCGAGCACATAGGCGAATACATTGACAAGCAAGCTGAGGGCCGATGCGTTGACGAGCGGGTCGGACTGCGGCCCCGAAAAGAGATCCGTAAACGGTAGGAGGAAGCTCAAAATGGTCGAGGCGACGTGCGAATTGTCGGGCCCGCCGAGGCTCGGCAGGAACAGGGCATAGGCCCAGACCAGGAAGCCGCTGACCATTCCGGCAATCGCGCCGCGGGCGTTCGCCTGCCTCCAGACGAGACCGCCGAGCAGCGCCGGGGCCATCTGCGAAATGGCGACGAAGGAGAGCAGTCCCAGCGAGGCGAGGCCGGCGCTCATGTCGGCCGAGCGATAATAGCTGTAGCCAAGCAGCAGGACGGCGAAGATCGCCGTGCGGCGGATATTGAGCAGCGTGCCGGCCATGCTCTCCTGGAGTGTGCCGCGCGTGCCGAGCCGCTGGCGCAGGAAAACCGGCATGACGATATCATTGGAGATCATGATCGACAGCGCCACCGAGGCGACGATGACCATGGCCGTGGCGGCGGAGAAGCCGCCGATGAAGGTGAGCAGCGTGATGAAGGGCACGTCGCCGGCGAGCGGCAGGGCGAGGAGATAGAGGTCGGCGTCGCCGGAGCCGGAGAAGGTCAGGATTCCCGCAATGGCAATCGGCAGGACGAAGAGGTTGATGGCGATCAGGTAGAGCGGAAACAATATTCCGGCGGTGCGCAGCTCGTTCTCGGTGCGGTTTTCGACGACGGTGACGTGGAACTGCCGCGGCAGCATGATGATGCCGAAGGACGAGAGAACGATCAGCAGGATCCAGCGCGCCACCGGCGTCTGGTACTCGAGAGCGGAAAGCACCGCGGGGCTTTGCTGGGCCGCGGCCAGCAGATTCGCCGGCCCGTCGAACAGCACGAACACGATGTAGATGCCCGCCGTCAGCATGGCGACGAGCTTGACGACCGATTCCATCGCGATCGCCAGGATCAGGCCGTCCTGATGTTCGGTCGCATCCGTGTGGCGGGTGCCGAAGACGATCGCGAAGCAGGCGAGAAAGAGGGTGACGAGCAGCGGCAGGTCGATGAAGTTTTCCCCCGCGCCGATGCCGTAATCGCTGGTGTCGATCATCGCAGCGACGGAGCTCGAAACCGCCTTGAGTTGGAGGGCGATATAGGGAATGGCCCCGACCAGCGAGATCAGCGCGACGATCGCTGCCACCGCCGGGTTCTTGCCGTAGCGCGCCGCCACGAAATCGGCGACCGAGGTCAGCTTCTCGGTCTTGGCAAGCCGCACGATCCTGCGGATCAGCGGCATGCCGAGCGTGAACATCAGGATCGGGCCGATATAAATGCCGGTAAATTCGAGCCCGTGCTCGGCGGCGAGCCCGACGCCGCCGAAATAGGTCCAGGATGTGCAGTAGATCGCCAGGCTCAGCGCATAGACCAGCGGCCTGCCCTTGCTGGCAATCTTGCTTCTGCTGGCCCGGCGGTCGCCGTAGCTTGCGACTGCGAAGAGCAGCAGCAGATAGGCGAAGGCCGAGGCAAGAATGACCGAACCCGAAAGCATGCCTCACTCCTCGACGGTGAGCATAGGACAAGTCCATCCCATTGAGAATTGGTTGCTTTATGCGTCTTAAGTCCAAGACGTGCTTGAGCCTTGCCGCAGCTGCGCGCGCGCCCCGCCGCGCACCCTGATCGCCAAGGGCGGTTCCCTCACACGCGCCTTTGGTCTAGATTCCTACCACCGGTTGCCGCGGGACAGGCGCGGGCGATCGTTCCAGGACGGGGATCTGACGGAGAGAGGCATGCTGAACGAATTCAAAGAGTTTATCGCCCGCGGCAATGTGATGGATCTGGCGGTCGGCGTCATCATCGGCGCCGCCTTCACCAAGATCGTTACCTCGGTCGTCGACGACCTCGTCATGCCGATCGTCGGCGCGATCACCGGCGGCGGGTTTGATTTCTCCAATTATTTCCTGCCGTTGTCAGCCAACGTCACCGCTCCGACGCTTGCCGCCGCCCGCCAGCAGGGCGCCGTCTTCGCCTATGGCAGCTTCATCACCGTGCTCATCAATTTCATGATCCTCGCCTGGATCATCTTCCTGCTGGTCAAGGCAGTGAACCGCATACGCGCCTCGGTGGAGCGGGAGAAGGCGCCGGAGCCGGCCGCACCGCCGCCTGAGGATGTCCGGCTCCTGTCGGAGATACGGGATATTCTGAAGCAGCGCGCCTAGATCACGATGATTTTAGGTCGGATCGACCTAAAATCATGAACGTGATCGATTCTAATAGGTTAGAGCGGGATGCGGGCGGAAAACCGCACACACTTTCCCTCATCCCGCTCTAGGCGCGTAAATTCATCACAGAAATCGATATATCCGTCAGAGAAAATCGCGTGATCGCGGGCGGGAAAGTGTCTAGAAGCGGCGGGCAACTACAGCGCCGTGCGTGTTTCAGACGCACAAAGGTCGCTGTAGCACTTTGAATTGCTGCATGTCTCCTTAAATCGACTGCGATTTAAGGAGACATGCAGTAGGAGCCCGCTGCCGATGACGATCATGACAAGCCTCAGCCCACGCGCGCTTTCGGCGCCCGAAAGCGGCATC
This DNA window, taken from Sinorhizobium fredii NGR234, encodes the following:
- the mscL gene encoding large conductance mechanosensitive channel protein MscL — translated: MLNEFKEFIARGNVMDLAVGVIIGAAFTKIVTSVVDDLVMPIVGAITGGGFDFSNYFLPLSANVTAPTLAAARQQGAVFAYGSFITVLINFMILAWIIFLLVKAVNRIRASVEREKAPEPAAPPPEDVRLLSEIRDILKQRA